In Chitinophaga oryzae, the sequence AAGACAGCGGCCACTTCTTCCTCGCTGGCGCCGGGCATCAGGAGATAGTCAACAGTTTTTATTTTGATGGACTGCATAAACTGCCGCAAACAGGGCTGGGGCTCTGCAGTGCTAAAATGTCTTTTAATTGCTTCACGGAGATTATCGGCATAATTAACCAGACGACAGTTGGCAGGGGTACCGTTCTTCCTGCCGCTAATAGCATAAACAGCGGCTTCTTCAGGCAATTCGTCCAGATTATCTTTTTCATCAAGATTATTATCCGCTTTATAAATACGGAAGTCAGACACCTTTTCCCTGAGGGTTTTACTACGTTGTTCCATAGATGTAAAAGTTATTAGTGGATAAACACATGCTACAGTAGTTGGCAACAGATACAAAAATCCCTGGCTAACGAAATGGCATTAAGGCAATACGATCAGGATACGGACAGCATATATCCCTGTAAAACTATCACAACGTGGATATTCAGGCATTCCCTAACGTGGCATTTTTTTCTTTTTCTTCCCGGCTGAATGTTACTCTGTAGTCCAGTGCCGACAGCTTCTTTTCTGTGTTAATCCGAAAACTAAAGTCTCCGAACCTGGACAGTTCATCCCATATCCTTCCGGCATCCTGCTTAGGCCGCACAAAAAAAGTGGCGGCACTTCTGCGTGTAATTAAGTTTTCATAGGGCAACTCCCAGGCATCCACAACACCATCAGCAACTAACCGGTCCAAGGCATCTTTAACTTCGATTATTTCGGGTACATGCATAACAGTAAATTGAATTAAGGAAATCCGATTAACAACAATAAAATAAATTTATACTAAAATAGTTCAACATCCAAATCATTTGCAGATTATCTCGCAAGAAATTACCGATATTTTCCTAGAGTGGTGAAAGGTCCTTCTCCTGCTGCCGGGAATGGTATCTGCGCATAATTATCCTACTGATCATTTCGACATTTTCAGCCTCTTCAAACACCTTCATATGATCGCATTTTTTCAACGACACTTCATTGTAAGCTCCGCCTGCAAATTGTTCCCACGTGGTCACAAACGCTGCATTTCCGCTACTGCTCTGCGGATTGGTAAAATTGACGACATCTCCCCTAACAGGTGCTTTTCCCTGCTGATACTTTGAGAACAGCCGGTTGGCCGCTACCAGTACCCTCCTGTATCTTTCAATAAACAGGGCAGCATCTGCTTCCCGTCCATACATTTCCTGCAACATATTCACCGCATGCTCTATCTCCAGAAGTCCTGTCCGCTCATCTTCTTCCGGGCTATAGTTCTGTTGCGGAAAACTGTCTATGATAAACAATGTCACCGAAAACCCCTTCTCTTCCAGCATACGCGCAGTTTCATAAGCCAGCAGACCGCCAAAAGAATATCCCAGCAAAACACATTCACCGTATGCTGCTGATCTTCCTATCTTCTCACAGAAATACCCGATAAGTTCTTCCATGCCTGCTGCCGGTTCTTCTCCGGCCTTCAGGCCTTTCAGATAAAACAGGTGCGGGTCTGCCACATCTTTAATCCTATCAGCCAGTTTATCATATATCAGGCTGATACCCCCATAAGGAGGAAAAAAGAACAAAGGCGGCTTTTTACCACGTCCTTCTCCGGTTGACTCCTGCAGGATGGTTTCCCCCAGATCAGGTGTTAAGAGGGCAGCCTGTTTTTCAACAGTATCATATTTAAACAAGTCCATCATTTCTATTCTCCGCCCAAACTGTTCATTCATTCTGTTCCACAGTTTGATGATCCTGATAGAATCGCCTCCCATCCGGAAGAAGCTGTCGTGTTTACCAAAATCGCTGACTTTCAGCACAGCTTCCCATATTTTTCTGACAGCTGTTTCCCGGAGCGTATATACCACGTCCTGCTGTTCCTGCTGGCGGACGCCTTTTCCTGATGCAGACAATGCCTTCAGATCAGGTTTACCGCTGGCGTTTAACGGGATCCTTGGCAATTTGCCGAAATATGCCGGTATCATATAGTCCGGCAATATACTGCCCAGGTATGCCCTTAGCTGTCCTTCATCCGGCCCTGTATCACAAACATAATAGCAAAACAGTTCAGTAGTGCCGTTGCTGTTCTCTGTAGTGACTTCAGCGTCCTGCATTCCAGGGTATCTCAACACGGTATTTCTGATTTCCTGTAACTCTACTCTGTGACCACGTATTTTTACCTGCCTGTCCTTTCTGCCGGTGAATACCAGCCTTCCTGTTTCAGACCAGTATCCCCTGTCACCGGTGTTATAGACAACTGCTCCCGGATTAAACGGATCAGATATAAAGTATTTCCGCGTAAGCTCCGGCTGATTGAGATATCCGGCAGCTACGCCTGCACCGCCGATATAAATGGTTCCCTCCACACCTATCGGCATCAGCTGCAGCTGATCATTGCAGATATAAACCGCTGTATCGGTGATGGGCGTACCTATATAGCTGAGATCTGCGGTACCCGCGATTCGGCAGGATGCAGACCAAATGGTTGTTTCCGTAGGTCCATACACGTTCCAGAAGCGCGGTATGCTGGCGAACAACGTTTCTCCCAATGATACCGGCAGGAACTCTCCCCCGGAGAGCGCCTTTTTCAGCTTCCTCACCGCGTTACCGTGCTCAGCTGCGAGGGTGGCCCATATAGTAGGAGTAGCCTGGAAAATAGTTGCCTGGCCGCACTCAATACCCTGCAGTATATCGCTCATTTTTATTCCAAGGTCCTGATTACGGCAGAGAATCAGAGGAATACCGCTCATTAGCGGCAGAAAGATCTCCAGTACAGAAATGTCAAAAGTGTAGTTCGTGGCCGACAGCCATTGATCACGCTGACTAATCTCCAGCTCCCGCTGCATATGGGTCAGCAGGTTCAGAAGCCCCTGATGTTTAACTGCCACCCCTTTAGGCTGGCCGGTGGAACCAGAGGTATACATTACATAACACAGACTCTCCGGTGTTATTGCCGCTACAACGGCAGCCTTGCTTTGACCTGCGAAAGCAGTATCCTGCACATTCTGCAGATTTATCCCGAACACTGACGCCCTTTGCTTGCTGGCGTTGTCCGTCAGCAACACCCGTATAGCAGTATCCTGCAGGATGACAGCAATCCTTGCATCCGGGCTTTGCACGTCCAGCGGTACATAAGCGGCACCGATTTTCATAATGGCCATCATGCTCATGACCATCTCCGGAGAACTGCCCATAAACAGTCCAACCAGGTCTCCCGGCGCTACCTGTAAATCGTGCTGCAATGCATAGGCCATCGCATGGACCTTTTCCGATAAAAAGCGGGCAGTGAAATAACTATCGCCACAAACCAACACCACACCGCCGGGGCGTTTTTCCATTGCCTCTTCTATATGGTCTATCAGTTGCTGCTTCGGCGCAACCGCTGCCAAGGGGGGATTGAAAGCATGCAAAATTTTTTCTTTGTCTGCTGCCGACAACAATTCAACATCATCCAGTGTTTTGCCTGCTTCCGTATACACGGTATTTAAGATATGCTGGCAGTGGTCTTGCATGGCCACCATCGCATCCAATGAAAAAAGCGCAGGATCATACAATAAGGTCAGACTAACATTGTCGTCATAAACTTTAAAATTAAAGGTAAGATCAAACTCATTCAGCCGGTCTTCTTCGAACTGCGCTTCCCTGTTAGCATCTTGTTGTGGGCCGGGCTTTCTATCCTTTCATAAACCACAAACACATCAAAAAGCGGAGCCCTGCTCAGATCTCTGTCGTTTACCAGTTCCGACACCATTTCCAGATAAGGATAACCTGCATGTTCCAGGGCATCAATGATCATTTTTGCATTAGCGGATAGTATTTGCTCCACGGTGTCGGTTCCGTTCATATTGCACCTGACCGCTAAGTTATTGAGGAAAAATCCGATCAGGTCTTTGACTTCCGGCCTGTTTCTGTTGATTGCGGGAAAGCCGACGATCATCTCCTGCTGACCGGTATATTTATAAAGTAATACGGAGACAATGGTAAACAAGGTGGCAAATACATTGGTATCAGACCGCCGTCCTATTTCGTTCAGCTTCGTTATTGTATGCGCTTCGAAAAGCCGTGACACAGCATGGCTGATATACCCTTTAATCCTTGGCCTTGGGCGTTCAATCCGTAGATTGAGCGCCGGAACATCTCCTCTAAAAATGTCACTCCAATATGCTTTATCGCTCGCATGTTTGCCGGCAACAATACGGCCCTGCTCCCATTCAGCATAATCCTTGTATTGTATTGCCAGTTCCTTCATCCGGAAAGGAATACCCAGCAACAGATCATGATACAGCTGCCGCAACTGGTCAATAAAGAGCGCGGAAGACCACTGGTCTGCAATAATATGATGCATTGTAATGCCCACAACGAACCGGTCATCCGTCGGCCGGAACACTAATACACGCCACAGCGGCGCTTCATCAAGGCGAAAGATGTGTTTTCCTTCTTCCTCCATCACCTGTGCCAACACCGCTTCCGGTGCGGAAACCTGCCGCAGGTCCCGGTATTCAAGATAAACTGCTGCCTGATCGGGAGGCAATATCTTTTGAAACGGCACTTCGTCCACCTGAATAAAAATTGTCCTAAGCACTTCCTGTCGCTTCGTGAGTTCTTTCAACGCCTGGTATAACAGCGCCTCATCAAAAGCATCCGTCGTCTCATATGTGTTCTGTATGTTATTGGTTATTTTTTCTCCCAACAGGTTCTGCAACACCCAAAAGCGTCTCTGGAACGAAGACAACTGATAATGTCCTGCGTCTCTCACTTTCGGAATAAGGTCCGGGTCGCCGTTTCTGTTGACCGATATTTTCCTTGCTAAAGAGGACAACACCGGAAACTCAAATATATCCCTGAGTTTAATGCTGTTGTCCAGATTTTTAAAGATATAGGACATCAGCTTCATGGCCTTCAGAGAGTCTCCTCCGGCGTTGAAGAAATTGTCGTCTATGCCAATATTATTCATATTGAGCAGATCGCGGCACAGATTGAGCAATGTTGTTTCCATTTCGCTCAGTAAAGTCGTCTTAACGGCTTTATCTTTTTTCAGGAAGTGCGCCATCAGTTGCTTACGATCTGTTTTACCAGAGCTGTTCAGCGGAAACTGGTCCATACGGACCAGGTTGTTCGGAACCATATATCCCGGCAGCTGCTGTTCGAGATAGTGCCTGAGTGTGTCGGGTTGAACCTTGCCGTCTGACAAATAAAAAGCCACGAGCTGCTGCACATCATTTTCCTGGCGATTCAGCAGCACGATGCAGTCCTCAACGTCAGAATGCCGGAGAAACGCTTTTTCTATTTCGCCCAACTCTATCCGGTACCCCCTGATCTTAACCTGATTATCCTTCCTGCCATTGAAGTATAGCAAACCTTCTTCGTCCTGCACTCCGAAATCACCGGTTTTGTACATTTTTTCTCCTGCTGCGAAAGGATTGTCCAAAAAACGCTCGCCGGTAAGCTCTTCTTTATTGAGGTAACCTCTACCGACACCTTTCCCGCCAATGTAGATCTCTCCGGGAGTACCCGGGAGCTGAGGCTCCAGTGCGTCGTTCAGCAATAAAACGCTATAACCGGGTAGCGCGCGGCCTATAGGCAAACTTCGGCCTGCCTCCGGCATTTCTGTTATATTATAGTAGGTAGCATCTACGCAACATTCCGTAGGACCGTAGATGTTACTTACCTTCACTCCGCCGGCCATCGCTGTGCTATCCGTAAATTTACGGACGAGCGCCGGCGACCAGCTTTCCCCCGCAACCAATATATGTTTCAGCTGTAACGTAGCCAGGTTCCCCTGCACCTCATCGAGCAATACTTCAAACATACCTGGCGTAAAATCTATTATTTCAATTGCCCTGCTTATAAGGAATGATGCCAGCCGGGCCGGGTTCTTCCGGATGTCATCTCCGATAAGGAACAATGTATCTCCGGAAAAGAATGAAACCCCGTACTGCTGTACAGAAGCGTCAAAAAATACAGGTGCCTGCTGTGCGATAAAAAGTGTCTGCGCTGCCGGTACGGTAACCACCCGGTCCCTGATACCGGCACAAAGATTAACAACGGCCCCGTGCTCCATCATTACCCCTTTGGGCTGCCCGGTCGAACCCGAGGTATAGATAACGTAAGCCAGATCATCGCTGGCTGGCAAATGGCCCACGTATCTGTTATCCGCCGACCACTGCATATCTGACAGACATAATGTCCCGACACCGGAAAAAACAGGTTGCGCAGATTCGTTTTGCGTCAAGAGAAGGCGCATACCGCTATCACTGATTACACGAGAAGTCCGTTCCGCAGGATCGAGGTAGTTCAATGGCAGGTAAGCCGCCCCTGCTTTTAAGATTCCCAGGAATGCTATCATTGTCTGATCGGTGGGCGCGCCATACCATCCCACAATATCCCCTTTATTTATAAGGTAATTTTCTCCAAGATAACCGGCTAACTGATCAGCACATCTGTCCAGCGCGCGGTAAGTCAAGTGCACATCGCCCGCAACCACAGCAACCCTGTCACCATGATTATCCGCATGGTCTTTCACTGCCTCTACGAGTGAACTATAAACAGTTGGGACAGCGGGCACTGCTTCCATATGAAGTTCTCTCAGCATATCATCCGACACTATTCTGAGCTGGTTTATTTCCTTCTCAGGATGTTGTCCGACACTTTTCAGCAGCGTTATAAATCCGGTCAACAGGTTCGCTGCCCGGGCTGCCCCATCGTTGCCCCGGCAGGTTACGCAGGCTATTTTTTCTCCGGCGGCATTTGTGGACACGGTAAGTTTACAGCCGGCCGGCTCGGTTGCTATCTCTGCATAAATCTGTTCTACATTGACATCATGTTTCCTTTCAGCGAGATAATGCTGATATTCAAAGGCACATGCCGGCGAGGTTACCGCCACATTTTCTTTCTGCAACTCATTAGCTCCCGGTGAGAAAAAGTCTTTCACCTCGCGGATATCCGCCAGCTGTGTTTTCACTGCTTCAAAGAGCGTTAGAAAATTATCACCCTGCGCTACTTCCATCCTGACGGGCAGTACTTTGGTAAACACCCCCAGCGTATTACTGACAACAGACAGGTCCCTGCAAGGATCTGTCCATCCTACGGCCTGTACGTTCTCCATCGACACTCTGTACTGCAGCAGGCTCCAGACGCAAAAAAGCAGTTCCGGCGCCGCTTTCTCATCCAGCTGTAATGCAGACAGCACCTGTTGCAGCACTGTTGTCACATTTTCCCTTACGCTGTGTTCGTGCTTTGAATGAAGTTCAGCAGAAGTGATAAAAGCGTGGTCCGGCAGGTGGGGCATCTGCATTTGCTGCAGTGTTTGCAACATGTTTACCGGGATCGTATGCAGGAGTGTAAGATTCTCATTTTGCCAATCGCTATAGGCCGGGTACTGTAACGCCTCTTCATCCGGCAATCCGGGAGTAAAATCCTGATTGTGATAGCGGGCTACTGTTTCCGACACGAGCAGGTTGAGCGACCAATTGTCCAGCAATAGTGGCGAACATTGTAATATTAAATAGCAGGTATCCGGACCTGATGAAACCAATGCAGCGAACAGCGGGCAATCACGGTCGCAGAACGCAGGGTCATTGCTGAGCAGTGGCAACAATGTGTTTACATCAGCCACCTTCATCCGGCGGTATTCTATTTTAAACACCGGTCCGTTATGCTGTTCGCGAACAACCTGTAGAGGCAGAGAGCCGTTTGCGCCGGTACCGATACTGGTATTAAGTATGCTGTGCCGGGTTGCTGCTGCCTGCAGACGTTCTGCCATCAGCTCAGGATTGATATTACCCGTAATACAGTATATGGCGGTGTTAACCGGCATCCTGTCGCCGAACAGTGTCCAGATTCTCTTCTGCTGAGGTGAGATGGTATGTGTAATCATCATAAAACGGATAGCGTGCTAAAGTATCGATGCCATAATTGCTTTCTGTACATGCAGGCGATTTTCCGCCTCATCATATACAATAGATCTCGGATGGTCAGCTACTGCGGCTGTCACCTGCTCGCCACGGATAAAGGGCATACAGTTCATAAACAGCGCCTCCGGGCGGGCCACGGCGAAGTGTTGATCGCTGATCATCCAGTCATTGCGGAGCTCTTCCCTTACCTTAAGATCTTCCTCCGAGCTCATGGTGAGGCTTTTGTAGCTTTTTACGTAAATAACATCAGCATCAGCCGAAGCTTCCGTCAGGTCATTGGAGTAGCTGATGGAGGCCCCGGACGTTTTCTTCATTTCTTCAGCATGGCAGCGGAATTCCTCGTCCAGGTCAAATCCTTTGGGATTCACTACTTTGATGTTCATTCCCAGCGCAGCGGCGGCGGTGAGGAAAGAATGCGGTACTCCCGGTGATTTTTGGTAACGGGAATAGCCCCATGTGAGTACAATATTCTTCTTTTTGTAGTCCTCCCCAAATTTCTCGCGGAGCGTCAGAATATCCGCCATTACCTGGCAAGGGTGTTCTTTATCGTCCAGGGCGTTAATGATTGGTATTCCTGCGTGTTTAGCAATCTCATTAAGCGAGGCGCGGCCAAATCCGTACTGTTGCATATCGTAATACCTCACAACAAGGCCGTCCAGATATTTACCCAGTACCGTGGCAGTATCCCGGATGGTCTCTCCCCGGCTTAGCTGCAGTACGTCTTTATGATAATACTCCATATGTCCGCCGAGGCTTTTTGCACCCACCTGGAACGACACACGGGTACGGGTGGAAGCGGAGTTAAAGAGCATTCCCATAAATTTGCCCTTCAGGTACTCATTACGGTCATCCCCCTGTTTCATGGCAGTGGCGAGATCGAGGATGCCTTCCAGTTCATTTTTTGTATATCCTTTCAAACCCAGGAAATCTTTTGTTGACAGTTTATTCATATGGCAAATGCTAAATCAGGTCTATAATTGATATTAGTTAATTATTCAGGCTACTAACTCTTTTATCTCTTCCTGCACTTCCTCGATACATATTTCCATAGTACTGACAATAGTTTCAATATGGTCTTCATCGAGGATCAACGGAGGGGTTATCATGATATGATCGCCTTCATAGCCATTTACCGAACCTTTACCGGGGTAAAGGATTACGCCTTTGTCGATGGACCGTTCCCCGATCCGCTTCGACAAGGTAAGGGCCGGAGGGAAAGGCGATCTGGTGCTTTTGTCCCGTACCAGTTCCACGCCCGCCAGAAGACCTGCGCCCCGTACGTCTCCCACGATATCATACTTGTACAGCCGCTCCAGTTGCCCAAGAAATAGTTCTCCCATTCTCGCAGCATGGGAATTGATCTTCATGTCCTGCATGTAGTCAATCACAAAGCTTCCGATAGCGGCTCCCAGGGGACTACAGGCAAATGTATGTCCGCCGAGGAACGGGGTTTTGGAATCCTCAAACACTTTACAGATATTACTGTTGGCAATGACAGCCGAAAGCGGATAGTAGCCGCCGCTGATACCCTTGCCTGCAGCGATAATGTCTGGCTTAACGTTCCAGCGGTCCAATCCGAAATTTTCACCCAACCGCCCAAATCCGGTAAGGATTTCGTCTGCGATCATTACCACGTCGTACTTGGTGCATATCCTTCTGATTTCCCGCAGGTATTTTTCATCGGGAGGGGGCACTGCGCCCAAAGCTGCTGCCACCACGGGTTCAAAGACAAAAGCAGCCACCGTTTCAGGCCCTTCTTCCAGGATACATTTCTCCAGCGCATCTGAACAACTTTTTGAATATTCCTCCAGGCTTTGTTCCGCCGGTTTTCTGTAAGCATAGGCAGGTGGTATATGTGGAAAGTTATTCATCCAGCGTTCATAAGTGGCACGCCTTAATTTCATACCGCCTACATCCAGTGTAAAAATGGAATTACCGTGGTAACTGGACCAGCGGCCAATCACTTTATACCGCTCCACATTTCCCTTTATCTGGTGGTACTGATAGGCCAGTTTAATGGCATTCTCCACGGCGTCTGTACCGCTCATGACTGTCCAGGCTCTTTTAAAACCCTCCGGGGCGAACTGTACCAGTTTATCCAGATAAGCCTCTACCACCGGCGAACTAAACCCGTGAGCAGGCGTCACTACTATCTTTGCACTCTGCTCCCGGAATATTTCGCCGATCTCCGGAATTCCATAACCGATGTTGGAGACAGCCGCAGATCCGCTTGCTCCGTCGAGGTAACGTTTACCTGTCTCATCAAATACATAAACTCCCTTACCGTGGGTTAATCTGGCATATTGTTTATCCAGATCAGGACAAACAATCATTGAGTGAATTAGAGAATTGATCATTGTAAAGGGTTTTATAACGGTAATAATAAAATAATCAAAATGCCTCGTCCAGTCGGAAGTGTTGTTCCAACGAAAGGTTTGTTATTGCTGCCGCCTCCGGTCCCAGATCAACCATCTCTATCGCCTCAGCCGGGTACGCTGTAATGTGGCCGATAAATTTGTTCAGCCCCGAAAAAATCTGATCAACAGTACTTCGTTTAAAAAGGAGGTTGTTGTACCGGATGCTTAATGCTATTGCTCCGGCGGATGATTCTACGAAATTCAACTCCAGGTCATAATCACTGACCTCCAGTTCCACTTCATAATCCAGCGCTTCCACCTCACCTGTGCCAGACGTTTCTGCGGCGGTCAAATAATCGTCGTTCATATCACAAGACACCACCACATCTATCAGCGGATGCCTTCCCGGCTCTCTCCGTTTTACATTCTTTTCCACAATGGCATCCAGGGGATATTCCGCATGACTGTATACCGCAGCAAGCGTGTGGCTGATCTGCCGGGTTACATCCACAAAGCTGTCAGTCGGCCTGATATGGGATAAAACGGGCAGTACATTTACAAAAAAGCCAATCTGATTAACCAGTTCAGCCTGCGTCCTTCCCGAGACAGGAATACCGGTAATAACCCGTTCCTGCCGGCACAGCCGGGAGAGAAACAGATGTACCGCTCCAAGTACGCTGTTGAATAAACTGATATGCTGCTGTATGGAAAAGGCCTGTAAGGCGCCGGCCACAGGGGCTGCAATGACATAATTGGCAGTCGCTCCCTGTGCTGTATGAACAGGCCTTCGCTCGTAATCGAACGGCAGCCTTAGCGCCGGTGGTAACTGGGTTAATGTCTGCTGCCAAAAAACTTCGTTTGATGAAGCCCCCCTGCCCCGGTCCTGGTTCAGTTTCCAGTACACATAATCCCTGAACTGAACAGGAAGTTGTTCATGAATGGCATCCTGCCTGTTCAGAAGACGGAAATAGGCACGATTGATTTCGTCGTTCAATATAGCCATTGATCTGCCGTCAGCAATAATATGGTGTATCGACAAGATCAGTATGTGTTCCGTTGCTGACATCCGAATGAGAACACAACGGACCGGTGGCCCTTCTTCCAGGTTAAAGGGGATGTTTATCTCCCGGTTCACCAGTTCATTTATTTCACCGGGCCCTCTCGACGAAGCATCATACTGTACAACCTCGTATTTACTTCCGGCAGGCAGCACCCGCTGCCGCGCTGTGCCATTTACTACCGGAAACACGGTTCTTAATATTTCATACTTTTCTACGACTGCCTGAAAAGCCTCCTGCAAACAGCTAATATTAAGGTTCCCTTTGAGTGTCCGGGCTACAGCAATATTATAATTAACCGCTGCCGGATTCAGCTGGTAGGTGAGCCATAACGATTGTTGCGCAAAAGAAAGCGGGTAAGTATCTGCATCTTCCACCGGCAACAGGGCATCTGCCGGGTCATGCACGTAGCCGGACAGGAATCTTGCCATCGTTGCCACTGTCGGATAATTAAACACATCAGGAAGCTCCAGCCTCACTGCAAACATTTTACTTAATTCAGTAATCAGCCGAATACCTTTCAGAGAGTTACCTCCCAGGTGAAAAAAGTTCTGCTCCACGGAAATACCCGTTACGCCCAGGATCTGCTCATACACTGCTGCCACCATTTCCTCCTGCTTATTCGCCGGGGCGATGACCGGTGCGATGTCTCTGCGTTCCTTAAAGGCTGCCAGCAGTTTCTTGCGATCAGCTTTACCGTTGATATTCAAAGGGATCTTCTCTGTTATCTCATATGCAGACGGTAACAGATGCCGTGGCAGCCGGGCAGCCGCAAAGGCTGCGAGTTCTTCCGGGATAATGCCGGCCGCGCCACTTTCGGCCACAACAAATGCAACCAGCATGTCCATACCCTCGTCTGTGGCCCGGCAAACGGCCGCATTGCCGATTCCCGGGAAGGACAGTAGCACCTGTTCTATTTCTCCCGGCTCTATTCTGTTTCCATTGATCTTTATCTGATCATCTTTTCTGCCGGCAAACAACAACTGTCCACCTTCGGTCCATCGGCCCAGATCGCCCGTAAGATAAACCGGAAACCTGCTGTCATACAGAGAGGGCAAAAACCTTTCCGCGGTAAGCTCCGGGTTATTGATATACCCCCTGGCCACCCCCGGCCCGGACACAGCAATCTCACCAACTGTTCCCAGAGGTTGCAGGCGATGATGGCTGTCCAGAATATAGATGTTCATATTCCTGACCGGTTTTCCTATAGGCACTTCACTGCCGTTGAAAAAACCATCATCCTGGTATATACTGGCGCAAACGGTGGTCTCCGTTGGCCCATAGGCATTTATATACTTTTTGAATTTCCGGTAAAAAGCCGCGTCCGAAATATCAGCCCGCTCCCCTGCCGAAATAACTTTGTTCACTGTTCTGAGCGTATCTTTTTCAAAAAGTTTCAGGTAGGAAGGCGGCATGACGATGGTGGTGACATTTCTGGTAAACAATGTACGTTTCAACCGGTCAATATCCTCCACCTCGCTGTTCTGTATCAACGTGAGGCGTGCACCAGCCAGCAGCGCAATCCATACTTCATAGACAGAAGCATCGAATGTTAACGGAGAGAACTGTAATACATTATCGCTGCTGTTTATTCCTATCTGACTTATCTGGTGGCCGACCATATTAACCAGCCCCTTATGCTCTACAGCAACCCCCTTAGGGCGTCCGGTAGACCCGGAAGTATAGATGACATAAGCAAGGCTGCCAGGGGCCGGGATGGCCGGCACCCCTTGCACAGTTTCAGTCTCTTCCGGCTGGAATTCAATATCGACAGCAAAAATACTACCGTCAAACCCGGGAAAATCGAAAAGAAAACCGGAATGCGTAAGTATCAGTTTCAGCTGGCTGTCTTCCAGTATAGCAGCAGTTCTTTCTGCCGGATAGGCCGGATTAATGGGGAGATATGCCGCTCCTGACATAGTAACGCCAAGCATAGCGACCAGCCAGTCCACAGATCTCTCCAGATAAACACCCAGCAACTGACCTGGACGGACGTCATAAATCTCGCGCAGCTGGCAAGCCAGTAATGCAGACCGCCGGTACAACGCTCCATAGCTAAGGTTGCCATCCCCAAATGTAACCGCGACAGCGTCCGGACGCTCCAAAGCCATCTGCTTAAAGCAGGCAATGATGGACCCCTCCGGTATTTCCTGGCGGATGCCCGCGCCCAAGGATTTCAGCACCTCTTCCTCCTGTTCGTCCATTATCCTGATGTCATTCAGCGAAATATCCGGATTGGATAGACAAACGGCAATATTTAATATATGGCGGCCTATCCGTTCAATAAATGCCTGCTCGAAAAGACCTTTGCGATAGTAGCAACTGGACACAAAAACGCCATCGCTGACATCCATACAGCAGCACAGATCGTGTGTGCCTATCCTGGCCTCGTCAATCTTTCCCGTCGTAACCAGCACATTGCTAAAAGATGGTGTTTTTTCATCACCCGTGATAAGTTCCAGCGGATAGTTCTGATGTTCATAGCTGGCGCCGAGTATATCCTTTATCTGGTTCAAATACGCCCTCAGCGAGCCCCCCCTTTCCATTGGCACCACCACCGGCAGCAGCTCACAGTATATCTTCTGCAGCCGCTCCGGCTTGAA encodes:
- a CDS encoding aminotransferase family protein, with the protein product MIVCPDLDKQYARLTHGKGVYVFDETGKRYLDGASGSAAVSNIGYGIPEIGEIFREQSAKIVVTPAHGFSSPVVEAYLDKLVQFAPEGFKRAWTVMSGTDAVENAIKLAYQYHQIKGNVERYKVIGRWSSYHGNSIFTLDVGGMKLRRATYERWMNNFPHIPPAYAYRKPAEQSLEEYSKSCSDALEKCILEEGPETVAAFVFEPVVAAALGAVPPPDEKYLREIRRICTKYDVVMIADEILTGFGRLGENFGLDRWNVKPDIIAAGKGISGGYYPLSAVIANSNICKVFEDSKTPFLGGHTFACSPLGAAIGSFVIDYMQDMKINSHAARMGELFLGQLERLYKYDIVGDVRGAGLLAGVELVRDKSTRSPFPPALTLSKRIGERSIDKGVILYPGKGSVNGYEGDHIMITPPLILDEDHIETIVSTMEICIEEVQEEIKELVA
- a CDS encoding non-ribosomal peptide synthetase — encoded protein: MSVVHTTVPLNELPPAFSSLCQSGEMKRHTWYVAAISLLLSRYSGEQVVVVNVPLFKPERLQKIYCELLPVVVPMERGGSLRAYLNQIKDILGASYEHQNYPLELITGDEKTPSFSNVLVTTGKIDEARIGTHDLCCCMDVSDGVFVSSCYYRKGLFEQAFIERIGRHILNIAVCLSNPDISLNDIRIMDEQEEEVLKSLGAGIRQEIPEGSIIACFKQMALERPDAVAVTFGDGNLSYGALYRRSALLACQLREIYDVRPGQLLGVYLERSVDWLVAMLGVTMSGAAYLPINPAYPAERTAAILEDSQLKLILTHSGFLFDFPGFDGSIFAVDIEFQPEETETVQGVPAIPAPGSLAYVIYTSGSTGRPKGVAVEHKGLVNMVGHQISQIGINSSDNVLQFSPLTFDASVYEVWIALLAGARLTLIQNSEVEDIDRLKRTLFTRNVTTIVMPPSYLKLFEKDTLRTVNKVISAGERADISDAAFYRKFKKYINAYGPTETTVCASIYQDDGFFNGSEVPIGKPVRNMNIYILDSHHRLQPLGTVGEIAVSGPGVARGYINNPELTAERFLPSLYDSRFPVYLTGDLGRWTEGGQLLFAGRKDDQIKINGNRIEPGEIEQVLLSFPGIGNAAVCRATDEGMDMLVAFVVAESGAAGIIPEELAAFAAARLPRHLLPSAYEITEKIPLNINGKADRKKLLAAFKERRDIAPVIAPANKQEEMVAAVYEQILGVTGISVEQNFFHLGGNSLKGIRLITELSKMFAVRLELPDVFNYPTVATMARFLSGYVHDPADALLPVEDADTYPLSFAQQSLWLTYQLNPAAVNYNIAVARTLKGNLNISCLQEAFQAVVEKYEILRTVFPVVNGTARQRVLPAGSKYEVVQYDASSRGPGEINELVNREINIPFNLEEGPPVRCVLIRMSATEHILILSIHHIIADGRSMAILNDEINRAYFRLLNRQDAIHEQLPVQFRDYVYWKLNQDRGRGASSNEVFWQQTLTQLPPALRLPFDYERRPVHTAQGATANYVIAAPVAGALQAFSIQQHISLFNSVLGAVHLFLSRLCRQERVITGIPVSGRTQAELVNQIGFFVNVLPVLSHIRPTDSFVDVTRQISHTLAAVYSHAEYPLDAIVEKNVKRREPGRHPLIDVVVSCDMNDDYLTAAETSGTGEVEALDYEVELEVSDYDLELNFVESSAGAIALSIRYNNLLFKRSTVDQIFSGLNKFIGHITAYPAEAIEMVDLGPEAAAITNLSLEQHFRLDEAF